The Takifugu rubripes chromosome 7, fTakRub1.2, whole genome shotgun sequence genome has a segment encoding these proteins:
- the LOC115250420 gene encoding uncharacterized protein, with the protein MVPPLTEGQRATLTCRAPGRCSGSDPEITWKWTGRGNEDSHLIGNITGVTTDEMTGGTFTHASTLMFEATASQHLSNVTCKVSFKNNISTEETVTLTINASPKILNTSGCGIQSDILTCICISQGVPLPTISWPLLKNHTEYFIITTVSDSTVNSTISLSVTDYNHTVRCVSNNGVGRVQHNLKVLRTSTRENGAVQCSDSDSVLPWSVAAVALIIGVVSVICILRLWKAGQKTRAKNENSTYMSLQKTHPTEYDVIHQL; encoded by the exons ATGGTTCCTCCTTtgacggagggacagagggcCACACTGACCTGCAGGGCTCCTGGTCGCTGCTCTGGATCTGATCCGGAAATCACCTGGAAgtggacaggaagagggaaTGAGGATTCTCACCTTATAGGAAACATCACTGGTGTGACTACTGACGAGATGACTGGTGGAACATTCACACATGCCTCAACTCTGATGTTTGAGGCTACAGCCTCTCAACACCTTTCAAATGTCACATGTAAGGTCAGCTTCAAGAACAACATCAGTACAGAGGAGACTGTGACTCTAACCATCAATG CTTCTCCAAAGATCCTCAATACGTCTGGATGTGGCATTCAGTCAGACATCTTGACCTGCATATGCATAAGTCAGGGGGTCCCATTACCCACCATCTCATGGCCTTTACTGAAAAATCACACTGAGTACTTTATAATTACTACTGTATCAGACTCCACAGTAAACAGCACCATCAGTCTAAGTGTGACAGACTACAACCACACTGTCCGCTGTGTCAGCAACAACGGTGTTGGGAGGGTGCAGCACAACCTCAAAGTTCTTAGGACGTCTACTAGGGAAAATG GTGCTGTGCAGTGTAGTGACTCTGACAGTGTGCTCCCCTGGTCTGTCGCTGCTGTGGCTCTTATCATCGGTGTTGTCTCTGTCATCTGTATCCTGAGACTGTG GAAAGCAGGacaaaagacaagagcaaagaATGAGAACAGCACATACATGTCTCTGCAGAAGACACACCCAACAGAATATGATGTTATTCACCAGCTCTGA